A genome region from Musa acuminata AAA Group cultivar baxijiao chromosome BXJ3-5, Cavendish_Baxijiao_AAA, whole genome shotgun sequence includes the following:
- the LOC135638540 gene encoding F-box protein At5g46170-like translates to MSSGAVGAADPDGLPPLRWDPAVEEEGIDHFDRLPDSVLLVIFNRIGDVKTLGRCCAVYRRFHDLVPLVDDVVVRVDCVISDDPSPATPGGGFDKPHSVFSHFARFVLGGLVKPLEALCQMLSPASCADAVARKSGLFSSSSPEVSHHSPTEVLKNFKEIRRLRIELPYGELGVDDGVLLKWKADFGCTLESCVILGASSVVSSCSMSAKSSEPDPNPSFQDACGGDDCGNIPESFYADGSLKRRVVWTISSLIAASARHYLLHPIVADNETIERLDLTDADGQGLLTLDRRQLQELRTKPVMSSGSSHRTLLPALNMRLWYAHQLELPGEMALKGATLLAIRPSEERMGEAVGGVVGQSIGFSDGCWVSDTFEEPYRTAIRMLMKRKTHSLEMNSF, encoded by the coding sequence ATGTCCTCTGGCGCCGTAGGAGCGGCGGATCCGGACGGGTTGCCGCCGCTCCGCTGGGATCCGGCAGTGGAGGAGGAGGGGATTGACCATTTCGACCGGTTGCCGGACTCGGTGTTGCTTGTGATCTTTAACCGGATTGGCGATGTCAAGACCTTGGGGCGGTGCTGCGCCGTGTACCGGCGCTTCCACGACCTAGTCCCCCTCGTCGATGACGTCGTTGTCCGCGTCGACTGCGTCATCTCAGACGACCCCTCCCCCGCGACGCCCGGCGGCGGTTTTGACAAGCCCCACAGCGTCTTCTCCCACTTTGCTCGCTTCGTCCTCGGCGGCCTCGTCAAGCCCCTTGAGGCTCTCTGTCAAATGCTCTCCCCCGCCTCCTGCGCGGATGCCGTCGCCAGGAAGTCAGGGTTGTTTTCGTCTTCGTCTCCCGAGGTCTCTCACCATTCCCCGACTGAGGTCCTGAAGAACTTTAAGGAAATCCGACGCCTCCGCATCGAGCTACCCTACGGCGAGCTCGGCGTCGACGACGGCGTCCTCCTGAAGTGGAAGGCCGACTTTGGATGCACCCTCGAAAGCTGCGTTATCCTCGGTGCCTCCTCCGTAGTCTCCTCGTGCTCGATGTCCGCCAAATCCTCAGAACCTGACCCAAATCCTAGTTTCCAGGACGCTTGTGGTGGTGATGATTGCGGGAACATCCCGGAATCGTTCTACGCCGATGGGAGCTTGAAACGCAGGGTCGTGTGGACTATCAGCTCACTGATTGCAGCTTCCGCGCGGCATTACCTTCTCCATCCGATCGTGGCCGACAACGAGACCATAGAGAGATTAGATCTGACAGATGCTGATGGGCAGGGGTTGCTGACACTGGACCGCCGGCAGCTACAAGAACTACGAACGAAGCCAGTGATGTCTTCCGGGAGCTCACACCGGACGCTTCTGCCAGCACTAAACATGCGCCTGTGGTATGCACACCAGCTGGAGTTGCCCGGTGAGATGGCGTTGAAGGGTGCAACATTGTTGGCAATCAGACCAAGTGAGGAGCGGATGGGGGAGGCGGTCGGTGGTGTTGTTGGTCAATCCATCGGTTTCTCTGATGGTTGCTGGGTCTCAGATACATTTGAAGAGCCATACCGGACGGCAATTAGGATGCTAATGAAAAGGAAGACTCACAGCCTTGAGATGAATTCCTTCTGA